From Lolium perenne isolate Kyuss_39 chromosome 5, Kyuss_2.0, whole genome shotgun sequence, a single genomic window includes:
- the LOC127301314 gene encoding cytokinin hydroxylase, which translates to MAFAAAMVTAIASVAVALLLRAAWVTLSCYFLTPMRIRRAMAAQGVHGPSPRLLVGNLREVSALVAKATAGDMPSLSHDIVGRLMPHYVHWSGIYGKLFVYWYGSEPRLCLTDTDMIKEFLSSKYAHATGKSWLQRQGTRHFIGRGLLMANGARWSHQRHVVAPAFMPDKLKGRVGHMVECTKQTILSLRDAAARGRGEVEIGAHMTRLTGDIISRTEFDTSYETGKRIFHLLEDLQRLTARSSRYLWIPGSQYFPSKYRREISRLNGELEGVVLESIGRSREIADEGRTTSMYGRGLLAILLAEMEEKKKDGKGARDGGKFSYDTQLVVDECKTFFFAGHDTSALLLTWTLMLLATHPEWQDKARAEVAQVCGDGPPSADHLSKLTVLQMIIQETLRLYPPATLLPRMAFEDITLGDGRLHLPRGLSVWIPVLAIHHDESIWGADAHEFRPERFAAGSGRRSSFLPFAAGPRNCVGQAYALYEAKVVLAMLLANFRFTISDDYRHAPVNVLTLRPKYGVPVHLRPLRP; encoded by the exons ATGGCTTTCGCGGCGGCCATGGTCACGGCGATCGCCTCGGTTGCCGTGGCGTTGCTCCTGAGGGCGGCATGGGTGACCCTATCCTGCTACTTCCTGACGCCAATGAGGATCCGTAGGGCCATGGCGGCGCAGGGTGTCCACGGACCCTCGCCGCGTCTGCTCGTCGGCAACCTCCGCGAGGTGTCGGCTCTTGTGGCCAAGGCGACCGCCGGCGACATGCCGTCCCTGAGCCACGACATCGTCGGCCGCCTGATGCCCCATTACGTACACTGGTCCGGGATTTACGGGAAGCTTTTCGTGTACTGGTACGGCAGCGAGCCGCGGCTGTGCCTGACGGACACGGACATGATCAAGGAGTTCCTGTCGTCCAAGTACGCGCACGCCACCGGAAAGTCGTGGCTGCAGCGGCAGGGCACGAGGCACTTCATCGGCCGCGGGCTGCTCATGGCGAACGGCGCCAGATGGTCGCACCAGCGCCATGTCGTCGCGCCGGCCTTCATGCCCGACAAGCTCAAG GGCCGGGTGGggcacatggtggagtgcacgaaGCAGACCATCCTGTCGCTGCGGGACGCGGCGGCGCGGGGCCGCGGCGAGGTGGAGATCGGCGCGCACATGACCCGGCTCACCGGCGACATCATCTCCCGCACGGAGTTCGACACCAGCTATGAGACAGGGAAGCGCATCTTCCACCTCCTCGAGGACCTGCAGCGCCTTACCGCGCGATCCAGCCGCTACCTCTGGATCCCCGGCAGCCA GTATTTTCCGAGCAAATACAGGAGGGAGATCAGCCGGCTGAACGGCGAGCTGGAGGGCGTGGTACTGGAGTCCATCGGCCGGAGCCGCGAGATCGCCGACGAGGGCCGGACGACGTCCATGTACGGCCGGGGGCTCCTTGCCATACTGCTCGCCGAgatggaggagaagaagaaggacggcAAGGGTGCACGCGACGGCGGCAAGTTCAGCTACGACACCCAGCTGGTGGTCGACGAGTGCAAGACTTTCTTCTTCGCCGGCCACGATACGTCGGCGCTGCTTCTCACGTGGACGCTCATGCTGCTCGCCACGCACCCGGAGTGGCAGGACAAGGCCCGCGCCGAGGTCGCACAGGTCTGCGGCGACGGCCCGCCGTCCGCTGACCACCTCTCCAAGCTCACCGTG CTGCAGATGATCATCCAGGAGACGCTGCGGCTGTACCCGCCGGCGACGCTGCTGCCGCGGATGGCGTTCGAGGACATCACGCTCGGCGACGGCCGCCTCCACCTGCCGCGCGGCCTCTCCGTGTGGATACCGGTGCTGGCAATTCACCACGATGAGTCCATCTGGGGCGCCGACGCGCACGAGTTCCGGCCGGAGCGGTTCGCTGCCGGCAGCGGGCGGCGGTCCTCGTTCCTGCCATTCGCCGCAGGGCCGCGCAACTGCGTCGGGCAGGCGTATGCGCTTTACGAGGCCAAGGTCGTCCTCGCTATGCTGCTGGCAAACTTCAGGTTCACCATTTCCGACGACTACCGCCACGCGCCGGTTAATGTGCTCACGCTCCGTCCCAAGTATGGCGTGCCTGTCCACCTCCGGCCGCTGCGGCCGTAG